From the genome of Streptomyces sp. NBC_01116, one region includes:
- a CDS encoding MerR family transcriptional regulator has protein sequence MRIGELAEQAGTTTRTLRYYESRGLLPARRAENGYRSYDEDDLRLLQQIRTLQDFGFDLEETRPFVDCLRAGHPAGDSCPASLAVYRRKLDELDALIGQLTSVRAEVGAQLARAELEASADLPGGPAPRCELGGHP, from the coding sequence ATGCGAATCGGGGAGCTGGCCGAACAGGCCGGGACGACGACGCGAACGCTCCGCTACTACGAGTCGCGCGGGCTGCTGCCCGCGCGGCGCGCGGAGAACGGCTACCGCAGCTACGACGAGGACGACCTGCGCCTCCTCCAGCAGATCCGGACCCTGCAGGACTTCGGGTTCGACCTGGAGGAGACCAGGCCCTTCGTCGACTGCCTGCGCGCCGGCCACCCGGCCGGGGACTCCTGCCCCGCCTCGCTCGCCGTCTACCGGCGCAAGCTCGACGAGCTGGACGCGCTGATCGGCCAGCTCACGTCGGTGCGCGCCGAGGTCGGCGCACAGCTCGCCCGAGCCGAACTGGAGGCGTCGGCCGATCTGCCCGGTGGACCGGCGCCCCGCTGCGAACTGGGGGGACACCCATGA
- a CDS encoding ATP-binding protein has product MRLPRTRPRSLAGQLFAMQVVLIAAVVAGCAVFAYVSGSEQAEETAARQVRVAALAVADSPSVREAIRTPDPSAALQPYAERVREDTGIAFITIMDTERVRWTHPDAEQIGDTFLGNTAKALRGQTFTETYTGTLGPSIRVVTPIRDDGRIVGLVSAGITVDRVSSQVRDQLGALALAAGGALALGGIGTYVVNARLRRHTHGMNAAELSRLHDYHQATLHAVREGLLMLDGRRRIALINDAGRELLGLEPGAEAVGRTVDELDLPAPLTGALLASEARVDELHLTAERVVVVNTRPVVGGERRGTVVTLRDHTELQALTGELDSERGFTQALRSQAHEAANRLHTVVSLIELGRVEEAVDFATAELELAQVLTDRVVGAVEEPVLAALLLGKAAQGHERGVELVLAEDSLIDDGALPPSLAQRDLVTILGNLIDNAMEAASDAADDGSGAVPAPRAAGGPAGRARVTVTALADERELLLRVADTGAGIGPEAAAEVFRRGWSTHGAGRGLGLALVRQAAYRNGGTVELDAGPDGGARFTVRLPLPARTPAGSRPGSGAAHEEVTA; this is encoded by the coding sequence ATGCGCCTCCCCCGTACCCGCCCCCGAAGCCTGGCGGGCCAGCTCTTCGCCATGCAGGTCGTACTGATCGCCGCGGTGGTGGCGGGGTGCGCCGTCTTCGCGTACGTCTCGGGGAGCGAGCAGGCCGAGGAGACGGCCGCCCGGCAGGTGCGGGTGGCGGCGCTGGCGGTGGCCGATTCCCCTTCCGTACGGGAGGCCATCCGCACCCCGGACCCGTCCGCCGCACTCCAGCCGTACGCGGAGCGGGTGCGCGAGGACACCGGGATCGCCTTCATCACGATCATGGACACCGAGCGGGTGCGCTGGACGCATCCGGACGCGGAGCAGATCGGGGACACCTTCCTCGGGAACACCGCGAAGGCCCTGCGCGGGCAGACCTTCACCGAGACCTACACGGGCACGCTGGGCCCCTCGATACGGGTGGTGACCCCGATCCGCGACGACGGGCGGATCGTCGGCCTGGTCAGCGCGGGCATCACCGTGGACCGGGTCTCCTCGCAGGTACGGGACCAGCTCGGCGCCCTCGCGCTCGCGGCGGGCGGGGCGCTGGCGCTCGGCGGGATCGGCACCTACGTGGTCAACGCCCGCCTGCGGCGGCACACCCACGGGATGAACGCGGCGGAGCTGAGCCGGCTGCACGACTACCACCAGGCCACCCTGCACGCGGTGCGCGAGGGGCTGCTGATGCTGGACGGGCGGCGACGGATCGCGCTGATCAACGACGCCGGGCGGGAGCTGCTGGGCCTGGAGCCGGGCGCGGAGGCGGTCGGCCGTACGGTCGACGAGCTGGACCTCCCCGCGCCGCTGACCGGGGCGCTGCTGGCGTCCGAGGCGCGGGTGGACGAACTGCACCTGACGGCGGAGCGGGTCGTCGTGGTCAACACCCGTCCGGTGGTGGGCGGTGAACGGCGCGGCACGGTGGTGACCCTGCGGGACCACACCGAACTACAGGCGCTGACCGGCGAACTGGACTCCGAGCGCGGCTTCACGCAGGCGCTGCGCTCCCAGGCCCACGAGGCGGCGAACCGGCTGCACACCGTGGTGTCGCTGATCGAGCTGGGCCGGGTGGAGGAGGCGGTGGACTTCGCGACGGCGGAGCTGGAGCTGGCCCAGGTGCTGACCGACCGGGTGGTGGGGGCGGTGGAGGAGCCGGTGCTGGCGGCGCTCCTGCTGGGCAAGGCCGCCCAGGGACACGAGCGGGGCGTGGAGCTGGTGCTCGCGGAGGACAGCCTGATCGACGACGGGGCGCTGCCGCCCTCGCTGGCCCAGCGTGACCTGGTGACGATCCTGGGCAATCTGATCGACAACGCGATGGAGGCGGCTTCGGACGCCGCCGACGACGGTTCCGGGGCGGTGCCCGCGCCCCGGGCGGCCGGAGGTCCGGCGGGGCGGGCCCGGGTCACCGTGACCGCGCTCGCGGACGAGCGGGAGCTGCTGCTGCGGGTCGCGGACACGGGTGCGGGCATCGGCCCGGAGGCGGCGGCCGAGGTGTTCCGGCGCGGCTGGTCGACGCACGGGGCGGGGCGCGGGCTCGGTCTGGCGCTGGTGCGGCAGGCGGCGTACCGCAACGGGGGCACGGTGGAGCTGGACGCGGGTCCGGACGGCGGCGCGCGGTTCACCGTACGGCTGCCGCTCCCGGCCCGGACGCCGGCAGGCTCGCGGCCCGGGTCCGGGGCCGCGCACGAGGAGGTCACGGCATGA
- a CDS encoding LAETG motif-containing sortase-dependent surface protein has protein sequence MRIPPSRSRTLRGGTAAVAAAALVALGAVPALAADPEPDLGVGTIAPVEGVQPGSSFSAPLTFLNKGTEEVPSVWVTYSVSPGLKAEETHKNCTYYTIGSYDEMPASNVASCRIDQPLKPGVVYGTAEPVSLKALDSAFRDRLRVTIGVNEPGPDDGGSTEPVPGTGDPLTLVEKGPATDADRTNHPEAYAGADVTAANTADFALTGDEKQGKVGEKVTATVKFANKGPARVQGTLDESVTTVDIHIPKGTSVVKPYDFCEAITKTHYRCGTSQSWVDVNGGESYPFVLRIDKAVGRTTGEVSFSGQERPFDRNAANDTAQIVIDTGKGSDTSGSTGSTGGTGGSSSTGGSGSTGSTGSTGTTGTTGGSAGTGGSTTGGTTPQTTGGGNLAATGSDSTAPLAGMAAAAVVAGGGIIWAVRRRSAARAN, from the coding sequence ATGCGCATCCCCCCTTCCCGCAGCCGTACCCTGCGCGGCGGGACCGCCGCCGTGGCCGCCGCAGCGCTGGTGGCGCTGGGCGCCGTGCCGGCGCTCGCCGCCGACCCGGAGCCGGACCTCGGGGTCGGAACGATCGCGCCGGTCGAGGGAGTTCAGCCCGGAAGCTCATTCTCGGCCCCGCTCACCTTCCTCAACAAGGGGACGGAGGAGGTGCCCTCGGTCTGGGTGACCTACTCCGTGTCACCGGGCCTGAAGGCGGAGGAGACGCACAAGAACTGCACCTACTACACCATCGGCTCCTACGACGAGATGCCCGCGTCGAACGTCGCCTCCTGCAGGATCGACCAGCCGCTGAAGCCCGGCGTCGTCTACGGCACGGCGGAGCCCGTCTCGCTCAAGGCGCTCGACTCCGCGTTCCGGGACAGGCTGCGGGTCACGATCGGTGTGAACGAACCCGGTCCGGACGACGGCGGCTCCACCGAGCCGGTGCCCGGAACCGGCGACCCGCTCACCCTGGTCGAGAAGGGCCCGGCCACCGACGCCGACCGGACGAACCACCCCGAGGCGTACGCCGGGGCGGACGTCACCGCCGCGAACACCGCGGACTTCGCCCTGACCGGCGACGAGAAGCAGGGGAAGGTCGGCGAGAAGGTCACCGCGACGGTGAAGTTCGCCAACAAGGGCCCCGCCCGCGTCCAGGGCACCCTCGACGAGAGCGTCACCACGGTCGACATCCACATCCCGAAGGGCACCTCCGTGGTCAAGCCGTACGACTTCTGCGAGGCGATCACCAAGACCCACTACCGCTGCGGCACCTCCCAGTCCTGGGTCGACGTGAACGGCGGCGAGAGCTACCCCTTCGTCCTGCGCATCGACAAGGCGGTCGGCCGCACCACCGGAGAGGTCTCCTTCAGCGGGCAGGAGCGCCCCTTCGACCGGAACGCGGCCAACGACACCGCGCAGATCGTGATCGACACCGGCAAGGGCTCGGACACCTCCGGCTCCACCGGCTCGACCGGCGGTACGGGCGGCTCCTCGTCCACCGGAGGCTCCGGCTCCACCGGCTCCACCGGTTCCACGGGCACCACCGGCACCACCGGCGGCTCCGCCGGCACGGGCGGCTCGACGACCGGCGGCACGACCCCGCAGACGACCGGCGGCGGCAACCTCGCCGCGACCGGCTCGGACTCCACCGCGCCGCTCGCCGGCATGGCGGCCGCGGCGGTCGTCGCGGGCGGCGGCATCATCTGGGCCGTGCGCCGGCGGTCGGCGGCCCGCGCCAACTGA
- a CDS encoding cation:dicarboxylate symporter family transporter, producing the protein MAVAAKQRDRTHYLYIAVIAAVALGILVGFAAPGVAVELKPIGAGFVNLIKMMISPIIFCTIVLGVGSVRKAAKVGAVGGLALGYFLVMSTVALAIGLLVGNFLEPGSTLHITEAAREAGAEQAGGAGESTADFLLGIIPTTIVSAFTEGEVLQTLLVALLAGFALQAMGRTGEPIIRGITHIQRLVFRILAMIMWAAPVGAFGAIAAVVGETGLDALKSLAIIMIGFYVTCALFVFVVLGALLRMIAGVNLFSLLKYLGREFLLILSTSSSESALPRLIAKMEHLGVSKPVVGITVPTGYSFNLDGTAIYLTMSSLFIANAMGDPLSAGEQISLLVFMVIASKGAAGVTGAGLATLAGGLQSHRPELVDGVGLIVGIDRFMSEARALTNFAGNAVATVLVGHWTKEIDKDRVNEVLAGRVPFDEKILVDDGHGPAGDAPGSGEVPEQRDTAEQPAKV; encoded by the coding sequence ATGGCTGTGGCAGCCAAGCAACGGGACCGCACCCACTACCTGTACATCGCCGTGATCGCCGCTGTGGCGCTCGGCATCCTGGTGGGCTTCGCGGCCCCCGGGGTGGCCGTCGAGCTGAAGCCCATCGGCGCCGGCTTCGTGAACCTGATCAAGATGATGATCTCGCCGATCATCTTCTGCACGATCGTCCTGGGCGTCGGCTCGGTCCGCAAGGCCGCCAAGGTCGGCGCGGTCGGCGGTCTGGCGCTGGGCTACTTCCTGGTCATGTCGACCGTCGCCCTCGCCATCGGCCTGCTGGTGGGCAACTTCCTGGAGCCCGGCTCCACCCTCCACATCACCGAGGCCGCCCGCGAGGCGGGCGCGGAGCAGGCCGGGGGCGCGGGCGAGTCCACCGCGGACTTCCTGCTGGGCATCATCCCGACCACGATCGTCTCCGCCTTCACCGAGGGCGAGGTCCTCCAGACCCTCCTGGTCGCGCTCCTCGCGGGCTTCGCACTCCAGGCGATGGGCAGGACGGGTGAGCCGATCATCCGCGGCATCACCCACATCCAGCGCCTCGTCTTCCGCATCCTCGCCATGATCATGTGGGCCGCCCCGGTCGGCGCGTTCGGCGCGATCGCCGCGGTGGTCGGCGAGACCGGCCTCGACGCCCTGAAGTCCCTGGCGATCATCATGATCGGCTTCTACGTCACCTGCGCGCTCTTCGTCTTCGTGGTGCTCGGCGCACTGCTCCGCATGATCGCCGGGGTGAACCTGTTCTCGCTGCTGAAGTACCTGGGCCGCGAGTTCCTGCTGATCCTCTCCACCTCCTCCTCCGAGTCGGCGCTGCCGCGGCTGATCGCGAAGATGGAGCACCTGGGCGTGAGCAAGCCCGTCGTCGGCATCACCGTGCCGACCGGCTACTCCTTCAACCTCGACGGCACCGCGATCTACCTCACGATGTCCTCGCTGTTCATCGCCAACGCGATGGGCGACCCGCTGAGCGCCGGCGAGCAGATCTCGCTGCTGGTCTTCATGGTCATCGCCTCGAAGGGCGCGGCCGGCGTGACCGGCGCGGGCCTGGCGACCCTGGCCGGCGGCCTCCAGTCGCACCGCCCCGAACTCGTCGACGGCGTCGGCCTGATCGTCGGCATCGACCGCTTCATGAGCGAGGCCCGCGCCCTGACCAACTTCGCGGGCAACGCGGTCGCCACGGTGCTGGTCGGCCACTGGACCAAGGAGATCGACAAGGACCGGGTGAACGAGGTCCTGGCGGGCCGGGTTCCGTTCGACGAGAAGATCCTCGTCGACGACGGACACGGCCCCGCCGGGGACGCGCCCGGCTCCGGCGAGGTCCCCGAGCAGCGGGACACCGCGGAGCAGCCCGCGAAGGTCTGA